One window of Thermodesulfobacteriota bacterium genomic DNA carries:
- a CDS encoding AAA family ATPase: protein MALSQNLGRLAEELSPEDRLVVIDEIQRLPLLLNEVHRLIETRKIRFLLTGSSARKLRFPLLFR from the coding sequence CTGGCCCTCAGCCAAAACCTCGGCCGACTGGCCGAGGAGCTTTCGCCGGAAGATCGGCTGGTGGTCATCGACGAGATCCAGAGGCTTCCCCTCCTGCTGAACGAGGTGCACCGCCTCATCGAGACCCGAAAGATCCGGTTTCTCCTCACGGGTTCCAGTGCAAGGAAGCTTCGCTTCCCTTTACTTTTCCGATGA